From a region of the Zingiber officinale cultivar Zhangliang chromosome 10B, Zo_v1.1, whole genome shotgun sequence genome:
- the LOC122030524 gene encoding uncharacterized protein LOC122030524 gives MEASNYPDPRAPRQEPADDDHFRVKRRALETVLENCRMALELLENPDLDPGPSVPVDHGERSPRQSQSATDSGADELCSLLKSKVESPNFLEKLGNIRSSVSQSIQDDTASWNIINATDSWEDKHIDGENGSDEDYVLVNQEDVVDSIANFMAAYLLSLEKTKELTPDQLQEVLCKAFSVKKRKSRLRKAWQGSQIIYNVASWSATAIGIYQNPAILESATAAIWSSSNAISKLF, from the exons ATGGAAGCCTCCAATTATCCCGATCCTCGCGCCCCTCGCCAGGAGCCAGCCGACGACGATCACTTCCGCGTCAAGCGACGGGCCCTCGAGACTGTGCTCGAAAATTGCAGGATGGCCCTCGAATTGCTCGAGAACCCCGATCTGGACCCCGGCCCCTCCGTCCCGGTGGATCATGGAGAGCGCTCACCTCGGCAGTCGCAATCTGCCACGGATTCAGGGGCTGATGAG CTATGTTCCCTTCTCAAATCGAAGGTAGAATCACCGAACTTCCTAGAAAAGCTTGGAAATATCAGATCTTCAGTTTCTCAAAGTATTCAAG ATGATACTGCATCTTGGAACATTATTAATGCCACAGACTCATGGGAGGATAAGCATATTGACGGGGAGAATGGCTCAGATGAAGATTATGTTCTTGTTAACCAAGAGGATGTTGTTGACAGCATAGCAAATTTCATGGCAGCTTACCTATTATCTCTGGAGAAAACTAAA GAATTAACTCCCGATCAACTTCAAGAAG TTCTTTGCAAAGCATTTTCTGTAAAGAAAAGGAAGAGCAGACTTCGGAAGGCATGGCAGGGAAGCCAAATTATTTACAACGTTGCCTCCTGGAGTGCCACTGCCATAGG GATTTACCAGAATCCAGCAATACTTGAGTCAGCCACTGCTGCCATCTGGTCTTCTAGCAATGCTATATCAAAGTTATTTTGA